In Shouchella patagoniensis, the following are encoded in one genomic region:
- a CDS encoding TIGR01777 family oxidoreductase, translated as MKIAITGGTGLIGGKLADKLHQDGHDILILTRNIKNKQNKERFQFVEWLTPTSSPVSMLQGTDIIVNLAGESIMGRWTKLKKERILSSRLEATTELITIIKELDQKPEAFINASAIGYYGHSETAIFNEYDESMNPNFLSEVTKKWEKAASQATNLGIRTVYGRIGIVLDKGGGALPKMLLPYKFFVGGTVGTGRQWMSWIHIDDLIDMFTFAITEKSIEGPFNLTAPHPVRMQQLNRTIAKVMNRPHWIPAPSFAIKTALGEMSALVLEGAYVYPRKAVQKNFPFQYEDPEPALTNLLQK; from the coding sequence ATGAAAATAGCTATAACAGGCGGGACAGGTCTTATCGGTGGAAAATTAGCTGATAAACTTCATCAAGATGGCCATGACATTCTTATTTTAACGCGAAACATAAAAAATAAGCAAAACAAAGAACGGTTTCAATTTGTCGAGTGGCTTACGCCGACAAGCTCTCCAGTCTCTATGCTTCAAGGAACCGATATCATTGTAAATTTGGCCGGAGAGTCAATTATGGGACGGTGGACGAAGTTAAAAAAAGAACGAATTCTCTCAAGCCGTCTTGAAGCGACAACTGAATTGATAACGATCATTAAAGAATTGGATCAAAAACCTGAGGCATTCATTAATGCTTCTGCAATAGGCTATTACGGGCACTCTGAAACAGCTATTTTTAATGAATACGATGAATCGATGAATCCTAACTTTTTATCAGAAGTTACGAAAAAATGGGAGAAAGCAGCTTCCCAAGCAACAAATCTAGGCATTCGAACTGTTTATGGAAGAATAGGGATTGTCCTCGATAAAGGGGGCGGAGCTTTACCGAAAATGCTGCTTCCATATAAATTTTTTGTTGGTGGGACTGTTGGGACAGGCAGACAATGGATGTCTTGGATTCACATCGATGACCTGATTGATATGTTCACATTTGCAATTACTGAAAAATCGATCGAGGGGCCTTTTAATTTAACCGCACCTCATCCAGTTCGAATGCAACAATTAAACCGAACGATTGCCAAAGTGATGAATAGACCCCATTGGATCCCAGCCCCCTCATTCGCTATTAAAACAGCACTAGGTGAAATGAGTGCCCTTGTATTAGAAGGAGCTTATGTTTATCCGCGAAAAGCCGTGCAAAAAAACTTCCCCTTCCAATATGAAGACCCAGAACCAGCATTAACTAACTTATTGCAGAAATAA